Proteins encoded by one window of Arenicella chitinivorans:
- a CDS encoding MarR family winged helix-turn-helix transcriptional regulator, which translates to MQEVSNEDAPRDFLELFFPIHYSVGMTIEDTLRSGVLTRQQTIILWLIRAKGVDGKKMSRKEIVKSMSYWFELTNSAISKALRSLAKPPLGFLLITEDPASGREKIIQLTPKGEKFLLQMVENGRLLVKHITDELTEDEIKNGLHFFRRVSEIFDREVEQKRDLPGSIMIKPSVKKKV; encoded by the coding sequence ATGCAAGAAGTATCCAACGAAGATGCTCCAAGAGATTTTTTGGAGCTTTTTTTCCCCATTCACTATTCCGTTGGGATGACGATAGAGGACACTCTGCGAAGTGGCGTGCTCACCCGTCAGCAAACTATTATTTTGTGGTTGATTCGAGCGAAAGGCGTTGACGGCAAAAAGATGAGCCGCAAAGAAATTGTTAAGTCGATGTCTTATTGGTTCGAATTGACTAATTCAGCAATTTCCAAGGCGTTAAGGTCGTTAGCAAAGCCGCCGTTAGGCTTCTTGTTGATTACTGAAGATCCCGCATCGGGGCGAGAGAAGATAATCCAGCTGACCCCAAAGGGGGAGAAGTTTTTATTGCAAATGGTCGAGAACGGGCGTTTATTGGTCAAGCATATAACCGATGAGCTGACCGAGGATGAGATCAAGAATGGTCTTCATTTCTTTCGTCGTGTTAGCGAAATATTCGATCGGGAAGTCGAACAAAAACGTGATTTGCCTGGGTCAATTATGATTAAACCTTCGGTTAAAAAGAAGGTCTGA